ATAAGTATTATCGTTCGCATTATCAAGATGGCAACTAACAATAACATGGATATGACAGGATTATAAAAATGGAAAATAGACAAAGTGGTCAACAGTCGCTTAGGGAAAGTCGTCGTGCTATTCAAATACTGTTGTGTTTTGTGCCTATTTTTTCTTATTCAGGTGCTATTTATGCACAAACGGAAGACAGCTCACAAACAGAGCAGGCGCATCGAGTGAATACGATTACGGTGTATGGTTTACCTGCTTCCTCTGATGCAGATACTACCGTTGCGCAAGAGATGTGGGTGGGAGGAAAGGTTGCCACCGATGTGTTAGACACACCCGCTTTAGTGTCGATCATTACCGAAAAAGAAGTAAACCAGAGAAACGCGACGACCACAGAAGAAGTATTGCAGTATTCACCAGGTTTGGTCACAGATTATTATGGTTCGGATGATCGTAATGATTACTTTAAGATTCGCGGTTTTCAGGCGACGACGTATCGAGATGGTATGACGCTAGGCTCGATGCGCGGAGTACGTGAAGATCCTTATGCCTACGAGCGTGTTGAAGTGATCCGTGGTGCTAACTCAACATTGTTTGGTCCTGCGGATCCGGGAGGATCGGTTAATTTTGTTAGTAAACGACCTAAGTTTGAACGCTTTGGCAATAGCTATGTGTCTTACGGTTCGTTTGATCATAAAGAAATGGGATTAGATTTTGGTGATACGTTAAATGACTCTGGTACAGTCGCTTATCGTTTGACGACGAAAGTGAAAGATAGCGATCTGCAATACGATCATTCCAAAGATAATTCTCAACTGATTATGGGAGGGCTGACGTGGCAGCCTTCAGTCAGCACTACAGCGACATTAGTGGTGGATTATTTAGGCCGTGATAGCACACCCAATAGTGGCGGCTATCCAATTGATCGCAAGTATGATCGGGATGACTTTTTTGGTGAGCCAAATTACAACAAGCATGACGTGGATAGAACCAATATTACCGCGCAGCTCTCTCATCATTTTGATAATGGCCTCTCCTTGAGTGGCAATATACGCTATAGCAAGTTAAGCGATGATTTTGGGTATGTGTATTTGACGGATTCGAAAAGCCGAACAGGCAGTGTGATACCGCGTGCTTACTTTGGTACTGACACGTCTTCAGAGCAATTTATCGGTAACACCATGTTGGAATATGCGACCAGTTTTGCGCGGCTCGATAGTAGCACCTTGGTGGGTTTGGAATACCGTGATTCATCGACACAAGATAGCTCGGTATATGGCGTGGCGAGCCGTATTGATCTTGAGAATCCAACATATCGTGGTAAGCCAACTCTGGGCGCGCCATACAGTAAAAATGATCAGGATGCGACGACCAAGTCAGTGTTCTTGCAGCAAAACTTATCACTGGACGATCGTTATATTGTGACGCTCGGCATTCGCCATGATTATATGAATCTTTCTAATCGCGACTTAACGGGCGTGAAGAAGAGCGATAATTTCTCGGAAACATCGCTACGTGGTGCGTTTACGATTAAAATTGATCAGGAGTGGTCAACTTATATTAGCCAAGTCGAGTCAGTGGCGCCGCCCACCATTGGCGTAAAACCAGAACGTGGCGAGCAGGTTGAATTAGGAGTGAAATACGCGCCGTTAGATATGAATGCGTTATTCTCTGCCGCTGTTTATGATCTGAAAAAAGACGACGTTAATATGTCGATTGTTCAAGATAACGGGACGATCAAGCAAGAAACCATTGGTGAGACGCGCGTTCGCGGATTGGATTTTGAGATGAAGGCAGAACTGACCGATGAGTTCAGCTTAATCGGTGGGTATTCCTATATGAAGTCTGAGGTGATCCGTGGGAGTACAAGTACAGGGAAAGTGCTTGATGATAACGAGTTTGTAACAGCACCAAATAATACGGCTTCACTGTGGGGCTACTATACCTTACCGAATAAAACCATGGATGTGGGGTTAGGTGCGCGCTATGTCGGAAGTTATTACTTTGATGCAGACAACACAGAGAAAAGTGATGCGACCACACTGTTTGATTTTGCGTTTGCTTATCGTATGTCTAAAGCGGTTAATCTGACCTTCAATGTACATAACTTAACGGATAAACAAGCCGTCGTTGGCTCTGGCACCGCTAACTATTACACGCCGAGTCGTTCGTTTAATGCCAGCTTGAATTATTCTTGGTAAAACGTTGGACTGATTTGTCTCTCAGATATCAGGTATATGATTCAGGTGGGAAAGCTGAGCCAAAGGATATTGGCTCAGCTTTTGCGTTCTTAGCTGTCAGATTCTTGCGATTCTTGATTACTTGAATAAATAAAGTAAAGCGCAATACCTAGACAGACAACTGCCGCAATCCGGTTAATAGAAAACGGTAATTCTTGGTTGTTAAGCCAACCAAAGTTATCAATTAACATACTCATTAACAGCTGGCCGAAAATCACAGCGACAGTAGAGACTGCGACGCCAATACGTTGCACTGCAAAGACCATGATTACTATATAAGGCACACCACACATGGCACCCAACAGTTGCCATTTAGGCATATCCATCAAGGTCAGATCGTGGCCTTTGTCAAAGTAAAAAATCAGTAACGCGGTAACCAGTGCCCCGATTGAAAAAGTAAGGAAAGCACAGCGGAATACACCGACTTTATTACCTAATTGACCGTTAACAGCCGCTTGAATACTTAATAATGCACCACCGATCACGGCGAGCATAATCATTAAAATCGTCATAACCTTTCCTTAATCGAGTGCGATGAGAAGTAATGCGGCAACAATAAATGCCAGTGCACATAAGCGCTTCTTACCCACTTTGCGCGCTGGTGTCCCG
This DNA window, taken from Vibrio palustris, encodes the following:
- a CDS encoding TonB-dependent siderophore receptor, which gives rise to MENRQSGQQSLRESRRAIQILLCFVPIFSYSGAIYAQTEDSSQTEQAHRVNTITVYGLPASSDADTTVAQEMWVGGKVATDVLDTPALVSIITEKEVNQRNATTTEEVLQYSPGLVTDYYGSDDRNDYFKIRGFQATTYRDGMTLGSMRGVREDPYAYERVEVIRGANSTLFGPADPGGSVNFVSKRPKFERFGNSYVSYGSFDHKEMGLDFGDTLNDSGTVAYRLTTKVKDSDLQYDHSKDNSQLIMGGLTWQPSVSTTATLVVDYLGRDSTPNSGGYPIDRKYDRDDFFGEPNYNKHDVDRTNITAQLSHHFDNGLSLSGNIRYSKLSDDFGYVYLTDSKSRTGSVIPRAYFGTDTSSEQFIGNTMLEYATSFARLDSSTLVGLEYRDSSTQDSSVYGVASRIDLENPTYRGKPTLGAPYSKNDQDATTKSVFLQQNLSLDDRYIVTLGIRHDYMNLSNRDLTGVKKSDNFSETSLRGAFTIKIDQEWSTYISQVESVAPPTIGVKPERGEQVELGVKYAPLDMNALFSAAVYDLKKDDVNMSIVQDNGTIKQETIGETRVRGLDFEMKAELTDEFSLIGGYSYMKSEVIRGSTSTGKVLDDNEFVTAPNNTASLWGYYTLPNKTMDVGLGARYVGSYYFDADNTEKSDATTLFDFAFAYRMSKAVNLTFNVHNLTDKQAVVGSGTANYYTPSRSFNASLNYSW
- a CDS encoding DMT family transporter; this translates as MTILMIMLAVIGGALLSIQAAVNGQLGNKVGVFRCAFLTFSIGALVTALLIFYFDKGHDLTLMDMPKWQLLGAMCGVPYIVIMVFAVQRIGVAVSTVAVIFGQLLMSMLIDNFGWLNNQELPFSINRIAAVVCLGIALYFIYSSNQESQESDS